One stretch of Gambusia affinis linkage group LG05, SWU_Gaff_1.0, whole genome shotgun sequence DNA includes these proteins:
- the galr1a gene encoding galanin receptor type 1 has protein sequence MNLSESVWLVGEPWNFSALEEDGEKKNLFGIDTSNYVALLFFLLIFTLGVLGNSMVITVLARSKPGKPRSTTNIFILNLSIADLFYLLFCIPFQSTIYVMNTWVFGAFICKFIHYFFTVSMLVSIFTLSAMSVDRYVAIVHSRKSSSIRVARHALVGVVVIWLLSLAMAAPRMHYYNLFHGGRNETYCWDVWPNQNHKKVYEVCTFVFGYVLPLLLISFCYAKVINHLHKKLRNMSKKSEASKKKTAQTVLVVVVVFCLSWLPHHIVQLWVEFGNFPLTEASFVFRVAAHCLAYSNSSVNPVIYAFLSENFRKAYKQVFKCQIGNVDCPLNDIKEMRSKADTPPSTNCTNV, from the exons ATGAACTTGTCAGAGTCCGTGTGGCTCGTGGGAGAGCCGTGGAACTTCAGCGCGCTGGAGGAGGACGGGGAGAAGAAAAACCTGTTCGGGATCGACACGAGCAACTACGTCGCGCTGCTGTTTTTCCTGCTCATCTTCACGCTGGGCGTGCTGGGCAACTCCATGGTGATCACCGTGCTCGCCCGGAGCAAGCCGGGCAAGCCGCGCAGCACCACCAACATCTTCATCCTCAACCTGAGCATCGCCGACCTCTTCTACCTGCTCTTCTGTATCCCCTTCCAGTCCACCATCTACGTGATGAACACCTGGGTCTTCGGCGCCTTCATCTGCAAGTTCATCCACTACTTCTTCACAGTCTCCATGCTGGTGAGCATCTTCACGCTTTCCGCCATGTCCGTGGACCGCTACGTCGCCATCGTGCACTCCAGAAAGTCGTCGTCAATACGCGTGGCGAGGCACGCGCTGGTCGGCGTGGTGGTGATCTGGCTGCTCTCGCTGGCCATGGCGGCGCCACGCATGCACTACTACAACCTGTTCCACGGCGGCAGGAACGAAACCTACTGCTGGGACGTGTGGCCGAATCAGAACCACAAGAAGGTCTACGAGGTGTGCACGTTTGTCTTTGGCTACGTCTTGCCCCTACTGCTGATTTCCTTCTGTTACGCAAAG gtGATAAATCACTTGCacaaaaaactaagaaatatgTCCAAAAAGTCGGAGGCTTCAAAGAAAAAG ACCGCTCAGACcgtgctggtggtggtggtggtgttcTGCCTGTCCTGGCTCCCTCATCACATCGTTCAGCTGTGGGTGGAGTTCGGGAACTTTCCGCTGACCGAGGCCTCCTTCGTGTTTCGCGTGGCCGCGCACTGCCTGGCGTACAGCAACTCGTCGGTGAACCCCGTCATCTACGCCTTCTTGTCGGAGAACTTCAGGAAGGCGTACAAGCAAGTCTTCAAGTGTCAGATCGGCAACGTCGACTGCCCGCTTAACGACATCAAGGAGATGCGCAGCAAGGCGGATACTCCACCCTCGACTAACTGCACCAACGTTTGA